A part of Drosophila bipectinata strain 14024-0381.07 chromosome 3L, DbipHiC1v2, whole genome shotgun sequence genomic DNA contains:
- the LOC108124199 gene encoding uncharacterized protein: protein MESKINGKQLIMKMQSINEPVTFETLVKAFNFKPKSGKVFQESTQRLRNVLSASIRLGFVKEYNKHYFTSTHMDEMTEFMEEEFEKDNAYSKKRLMDAENDFEDSDSDDSVTPPPRSRKRRC, encoded by the coding sequence ATGGAGTCCAAAATAAACGGTAAGCAACTGATAATGAAGATGCAGTCGATCAACGAGCCGGTCACATTTGAGACCCTTGTAAAGGCGTTCAACTTTAAACCGAAGAGCGGCAAGGTCTTTCAAGAGTCCACGCAGAGGCTGAGGAACGTATTAAGTGCGTCGATTCGTCTAGGATTCGTCAAGGAGTATAACAAACACTACTTTACCTCCACTCATATGGATGAGATGACCGAGTTTATGGAAGAAGAATTCGAAAAAGACAATGCATATTCCAAAAAGAGACTTATGGATGCTGAAAATGATTTCGAGGATAGCGACTCTGATGACTCTGTTACACCACCGCCTCGTTCACGAAAACGCCGTTGTTAG
- the LOC108124182 gene encoding vacuole membrane protein 1: MNNSTRQKFIDGKFLKQYNSAPDFGSKAEMSSSESNDSSPPPELKNPFTVTSEELMERKSLVLWRRPIATLKYGALEAAQWLLSFAMKLVNRWLLGSLLFFSILYFLPGPHESVVRYCEKNMAFTIYWLGLGVLSSVGFGSGLHTFLLYLGPHIASVTMAAYECQTLDFPMPPYPEKKICPSGTYTRMLPSVWSILSKVRPESFLWGLGTALGELPPYFMARSARLSGQELEDEEEVGVTERPTFVDNAKVFMERVVRRIGFMGILLCASVPNPLFDLAGITCGHFLVPFWKFFGATIIGKAFVKATFQQLFVIVAFSEDLVNKLVAGLGGLPWIGKPIQGIIKDVLKSTKKQMHSPSKSDVVLSFSIVVRAFELCAFLMVAAFVVSLINSLAQINLKRRQDKEREMKYMELLLSADDKEKEFSV; the protein is encoded by the coding sequence ATGAATAACTCAACTCGTCAGAAATTTATAgatggaaaatttttaaaacaatataattcGGCACCTGATTTTGGAAGTAAGGCTGAAATGTCTTCCAGCGAGTCGAATGATAGTTCGCCGCCCCCGGAGCTGAAGAACCCCTTTACTGTGACTTCCGAGGAACTGATGGAGCGAAAATCTCTTGTGTTGTGGCGTCGTCCCATAGCGACATTGAAATACGGAGCATTGGAGGCCGCTCAGTGGCTCCTTTCCTTTGCTATGAAGTTGGTCAATCGATGGCTGCTGGGCAGTCTACTGTTCTTTAGCATCCTGTATTTTCTGCCAGGACCACACGAAAGTGTCGTTCGATACTGTGAGAAGAATATGGCCTTTACCATCTACTGGCTGGGCCTGGGAGTACTCTCATCCGTCGGCTTCGGCTCTGGTCTGCACACATTCCTCCTCTATCTGGGACCCCACATAGCCTCCGTAACCATGGCCGCCTACGAGTGTCAGACCTTGGATTTTCCGATGCCACCTTACCCGGAAAAGAAGATCTGCCCGTCAGGGACCTATACTCGTATGCTGCCAAGTGTTTGGAGCATACTGAGCAAGGTCAGGCCCGAGTCCTTTTTGTGGGGCTTGGGAACGGCTCTGGGCGAGTTGCCGCCATATTTTATGGCCCGCAGCGCCCGACTATCCGGCCAGGAGTTGGAAGATGAGGAAGAGGTTGGAGTGACAGAAAGGCCAACTTTTGTGGACAACGCAAAAGTGTTCATGGAGCGAGTTGTGCGGCGCATTGGCTTTATGGGGATTCTACTGTGTGCCAGTGTCCCAAATCCCTTGTTCGACCTGGCCGGCATCACCTGCGGTCACTTTCTGGTGCCATTCTGGAAGTTTTTCGGAGCCACCATTATTGGCAAGGCTTTCGTAAAGGCTACATTCCAGCAGCTGTTTGTGATTGTGGCTTTCAGCGAGGATCTGGTCAACAAGCTGGTGGCCGGCCTAGGAGGGTTGCCCTGGATCGGTAAACCAATACAGGGAATTATCAAGGATGTCCTCAAAAGTACCAAAAAGCAAATGCACAGCCCCAGCAAATCCGATGTCGTATTGAGCTTTAGTATCGTTGTACGAGCCTTCGAACTGTGTGCCTTCCTCATGGTGGCCGCTTTTGTGGTGTCCTTGATAAACTCCCTGGCCCAAATAAACTTGAAGCGTCGTCAGGATAAGGAGCGAGAGATGAAGTACATGGAGCTGCTTCTGTCTGCAGACGATAAGGAAAAGGAGTTCTCCGTGTAA
- the Bmcp gene encoding mitochondrial uncoupling protein Bmcp, which translates to MAEVKDWRPFVYGGVASITAEFGTFPIDTTKTRLQIQGQKIDQTFSQLRYRGMTDAFVKISREEGLRALYSGIWPAVLRQATYGTIKFGTYYTLKKLANERGLLINEDGSERVWSNIMCAAAAGAISSAIANPTDVLKVRMQVHGKGQHKSLLGCFGEIYRYEGIRGLWRGVGPTAQRAVVIASVELPVYDFCKLQLMNAFGDHVANHFISSFIASLGSAIASTPIDVIRTRLMNQRHVSMDMNGVVTAAATPKLYNGSLDCAVQTIRNEGLFALYKGFIPTWVRMGPWNIIFFITYEQLKKY; encoded by the exons ATGGCCGAGGTTAAGGACTGGAGGCCGTTTGTTTACGGCGGAGTGGCATCAATCACGGCGGAATTCG GCACTTTTCCCATCGACACAACGAAGACGCGCCTCCAAATTCAAGGTCAGAAAATTGATCAAACATTCTCGCAGCTGAGGTATCGCGGAATGACGGACGCCTTTGTGAAAATATCTCGTGAAGAGGGATTACGCGCCCTGTATTCCGG CATTTGGCCAGCTGTTCTGCGTCAGGCCACCTACGGCACGATTAAGTTTGGAACCTACTACACCCTTAAGAAACTGGCCAACGAGCGGGGTCTTCTCATCAACGAGGATGGCAGCGAGCGCGTTTGGAGCAATATTATGTGCGCTGCGGCAGCTGGAGCCATCTCCTCTGCGATTGCCAATCCCACAGACGTACTGAAAGTGCGGATGCAAGTGCACGGGAAAGGCCAGCATAAGAGTCTATTAGGCTGTTTTGGCGAGATTTACAGGTACGAGGGTATCAGAGGGTTGTGGCGTGGCGTCGGTCCCACCGCCCAGCGAGCAGTGGTCATTGCCTCCGTGGAGCTTCCTGTCTACGATTTTTGCAAGCTGCAGCTGATGAACGCGTTCGGCGATCACGTGGCGAATCATTTCAT CTCAAGCTTTATTGCTAGCCTGGGTAGCGCAATTGCCTCGACCCCCATCGACGTTATTCGG ACTCGTCTGATGAACCAACGGCACGTGAGCATGGACATGAACGGAGTGGTCACGGCGGCAGCTACTCCTAAGCTGTATAATGGCAGCCTCGACTGCGCCGTTCAGACTATAAGGAACGAGGGACTCTTTGCCCTTTACAAAGGATTCATACCCACGTGGGTGAGGATGGGACCCTGGAACATAATATTCTTCATTACCTATGAACAACTCAAGAAGTACTAG